AGCCTGAGAATACCAGTTGAGAAAAAACCTGCCATAGAAGCCATCATAATCACCCCCATCGCAAAAGAAACCTGTTTCGTGTGGCTGAGAATTATAGGTACCCACGTTATCTGGCCCTCTAGCCCAAATAGTGTGGCCTCTTGCTTCTGCTGCTTTCCTAAGACTTTTCAACATATACTGATCATAGCACTGCACAGAAGTGAGAAAGATGATGAGCACACTGGTTAAAAAGGTATTGGAGCTTCTGAGGTGAAAGCATAGGCAAAATTAGCAACAATAAGTGGAGAATACAAGTAAAAGAGATGGATCCACAGTCTGTGACAATACATTGACAGCAAACAAAGAACATTTAGCTTACTCATATACAATGAAAAATTGAATCTGAAAATTGTCACATTTAGATAACAAATGCTTAAAGAAGGAAAAAAaccttgttttttttattaaaaaaaaaagtacatTAAAGAAAACAATTACCTGGAATTCACCAATACCAGGATATCTCCAACCATGCTTTACTGGACATGATGGGTATCTTAGCTCTCCACATGGTCCTAGTCCAACTTCAACAAGCGAGATAAAACCATCCTCAAAATACTCGTCAAACTCTATCCGGAAACTTCTCATGAAATCAAAATAAACCTAAAAAAGAGTACAACACACAAATTGCATGCGTTAATTTTATTGGTAGAACATAAAACAGAAACCATGTGTCCTCTCACTTCCTTGAAAAACATCTCATAAGTAATTCAAATGGATTCATTCAGAGAAAAGAGTGATTTAAGGCTAGCACCATAATATGTATATAGGAAGGATTAAAGCCTTCTCCATCACAATGTTATCGATGGCGGATTGCATACTAAGGCGGAAAGCCAAAAAATCCATCATATGGCGCCCACATATCAGCCATAAAATGCAATGGTGCCGACATATCCGCCATAAAACACTGGTGGTTGTCAAAACATCAGCCACCTTAATATGCCATGGTGCCGCCATGGCCGATATTTGACAACACTGCTCCATTTCATTAAGCGTAAGCAAAACTCCATTTCATACCAATCCCATTCAGTAATAGTAGTATTAATAACAACACCAACAGCAATAGTTGTTAATAACAGAAGCAACAACAACTAAAACAAACAACGGTTGTCATAGTCAGATTATAACGTCGTTATTACCTCAACAGCATTCCGACCACTCAAAACACGTTCCTTATCTATTCCCCAAGAAAGACATTCAGGATTGCGTCTTCCCTCTCTATCAGTGAAAAAAATATCTGGATTGCTCCTACCAATTTCAGCAACCCAATGGGGCAATGGAATACAAACATCATCACCAACATTGCCTCCACATTCATGAAAAGACATGACAACCTAATGAAATGTAAACAAGACAACTCACTATCAAAGCCAGACTGAATCAGCAAGAGAGTGAACCACAATGATTAAAGTAGTTTAAAAACCCACCTGCAACTTAAGCTTAAGCTCACGCACCATTTGAAAGAGTCTCTTGTAACCATTCCAATTATATTCCTGTGGAGTATGTGCTTCCACTATTCCCCACCAGCAGTCTACCATAACACCATCAACATTTGCTGATTTCAACATCCTCAGCTGCTTTAGTAGACTATCCGGATCAACAAGTTCACATTTAATATTGATCACTCCCAACTGTCAATAATATAGATAAAATATGGTATATAATGTTAATTGACGTGTACAGATGATTTCCAATgatgatttatttatttcacCTAACAGACTTATAAAAAATTCCACACAATATATTGAGAACATCATATTAAGCATGACTACTTACCAAGAAACAAAACTTAAAATAACTGGATATTAAGAGTATAATCATAGCTTACTGGTAGCATCACATAAACAGGAACATATGGGGACCCGGCAAAATCACGTTCTGGTAATCTAGCTGGAATGTCCAAAATCTGCAAAAGATAAAAAAATGTAAATCAATGCCAAGAGACTTACCTACAAAAGGCACTATATtgaaataatatagtacaaaataaaGGAAGAATATGCCCTTTTGGATAATCATTCATCTTTCTTAACTGTAGGGACTGATTTTCAATGTGGAGATTAGCGCTTactacaaaaaaagaaaataggaaaaataaaaaataaaatctagaGTTCTGCAGAAGCACAGAACCTCTAGCCTAAAGTCATTCTACTTTTTCTTCTAAATTCATGTCTGCCATACACTATCTATCCTTCCCCTCATATTCTCCTTCCCCCCAAAATGAGTTCACTCCCCGCTAATCTTCTCCAGCTCACAATTCGTAAagcttaaacaaacaaaaaatcctCATTAACTTCAATTAGATACCCCTGACAAACCTCGCCGTGTGTTTGTTTATACTTCCCAACCCTTTCCTAGCAGCACATGCCATAGTAGAAGGGGCCTAATACATCCAATGGAACAAGTTGAAAAATATTAAAGAGGTCAAGAGGGTCACAATGACAACCCAGATAAAATTCATAAAGCAATAAAGATGTTATATTTTCAATACGTAACTTTTTGTATTAAATGCCAATTTAACATGTTCTGCATCTAAAATTCATGAGTGCAAATTTGATATTAATAtgtaaagaaataataataacaataatgtaATAGTAATGTAGCCACCAAATCACTCCATCAACATATTACCACAGCAAAAGGAAGAAACTTATTTCTAAAACAAATCAACAAGAGGCCAAACGGCTTCATTAAATACCTGCTTCTCATTAATGGTATCTATTGAACCACCAATCACAGGTGGATTGTCTCTTTGCATTTTTCCGTCCCTTAACATAGATGTTTGAGACCGGGAACTTGAGGATAGATCATAAGGGGATGGAGATGGAGCTGGAATGTAAACATCTTTCATTGGACATGCATTGTACTCTAAAGGAGTCCTATTGCCAGTAGCAGCGCCTCTGAGGGAAACAGACGGAGGGTGTTGGGAAGGCACGTGGGATGATGATGAAGTAACACCTGCAGAACTGCCGCCAGCTGGTACCTGACCCTGCAATGTTGAGAAGAAAAGGTTCCAATATGAGTGTTTTTCTGAGATTTGTCAGAACTGAAATTCGCAGATAAATAGCAGCAATAAGATTTGCAGAGACACAATGGTAACAAGCCATTGAAAGTTAAAAATATCAAATAGGTTTTACTTGACTAAGCTGAGAACTCAACTATATAACAAGTGCCAATAGTTAATGTCAACACTACACGTAAAACTAAATAGAGCTCTCTCCAAAACAAATGTTTATAAGGGTTTTTTGATGACAGAACAGGGAAAAATGATCCGGTCATAATACCTGTTTTCATGGAGAAACTGCACATGATGCCAGATGCAAAACGAAAGTAACAAAATCCAATTACCATTAGAATTAGAATCGGAAAAGCATAGCTTTAAAATTGACAGGTAATACCTGAGATTTTGAGGGAAAAGTAGTGCCATCTGGAAGAACCACCCATCCAGCTTCCCTAGCTAGAGCAGCAATAACATCATTTATGTCAGCCCTAACCCTAAGATTATAGTTACCATGCCTTCGAAGCCCTGCCAAGATCCGAGCAGTGATAGCCCTCCGGCGCCTTTCTCTTAGCTTAGTCCTCTCTTTCTCTTCTACCGGTCTAGATCTTCGATTACCTCCACCTGGAGTGCCTACTTGCTCTTGAAACTCGTATTGCTGCTGAAACCTGTTGTCACCAGCTCCAGTTCCCATCCCACTCCCACCATCAAACTCTGCCACTTGTAAAGCATTTCCATGCTCACCTCCATTTTCCTCGTAATCTTCGTCCTCGTCAT
The Vicia villosa cultivar HV-30 ecotype Madison, WI linkage group LG6, Vvil1.0, whole genome shotgun sequence genome window above contains:
- the LOC131609615 gene encoding beta-amylase 7-like, with the protein product MATDMQRLVGMSEDDGEMGMGVKDEDDEDEDYEENGGEHGNALQVAEFDGGSGMGTGAGDNRFQQQYEFQEQVGTPGGGNRRSRPVEEKERTKLRERRRRAITARILAGLRRHGNYNLRVRADINDVIAALAREAGWVVLPDGTTFPSKSQGQVPAGGSSAGVTSSSSHVPSQHPPSVSLRGAATGNRTPLEYNACPMKDVYIPAPSPSPYDLSSSSRSQTSMLRDGKMQRDNPPVIGGSIDTINEKQILDIPARLPERDFAGSPYVPVYVMLPLGVINIKCELVDPDSLLKQLRMLKSANVDGVMVDCWWGIVEAHTPQEYNWNGYKRLFQMVRELKLKLQVVMSFHECGGNVGDDVCIPLPHWVAEIGRSNPDIFFTDREGRRNPECLSWGIDKERVLSGRNAVEVYFDFMRSFRIEFDEYFEDGFISLVEVGLGPCGELRYPSCPVKHGWRYPGIGEFQCYDQYMLKSLRKAAEARGHTIWARGPDNVGTYNSQPHETGFFCDGGDYDGFYGRFFLNWYSQALVDHGNRVLSLAKLAFEGSCISAKLSGIYWWYKTASHAAELTAGYYNPCNRDGYAAIVAMLKRNGVSLNIACVDLHTVNQHESFPEPYADPERLVWQLLNAGWDVGLPVVSENALPCLNRVGYNNVLDNTKPVNDPDGRHFSSFTYLRLSPLLLERQNFIEFERFVKRMHGEAVLDLQV